From Actinopolyspora lacussalsi, a single genomic window includes:
- a CDS encoding hypothetical protein (product_source=Hypo-rule applied; superfamily=46785): MNSGPLVVERDPEDIREALRLYGEPDELMKFDLEREYGFTEERFTEWWATATSAANPPTEHDREMMRRLFEDGDQTGFSERIDDLSDPTTPPIWLRH, from the coding sequence ATGAATTCTGGGCCCCTGGTGGTCGAGCGTGACCCGGAAGACATTCGGGAGGCGTTGCGGTTGTACGGCGAGCCGGATGAGCTCATGAAGTTCGATCTGGAGCGGGAGTACGGGTTCACCGAGGAGCGGTTCACGGAGTGGTGGGCCACTGCCACCAGTGCCGCGAACCCGCCGACCGAGCACGATCGGGAAATGATGCGCCGCCTGTTCGAGGACGGGGACCAGACCGGATTCTCGGAACGGATCGACGACTTGAGCGATCCCACCACCCCCCCGATTTGGTTGCGGCACTGA
- a CDS encoding mRNA-degrading endonuclease RelE of RelBE toxin-antitoxin system (product_source=COG2026; cog=COG2026; superfamily=143011) → MARYAIRWGEQADRTYNDLPPRIQKAVDERLDELRVDPRTGTYDKGRDQWKAAFHGGLVMYTVGERMLLIDVLRITAL, encoded by the coding sequence ATGGCTCGATACGCGATTCGCTGGGGCGAACAAGCCGATCGGACTTACAACGACCTCCCGCCACGGATTCAAAAAGCTGTCGACGAACGATTGGACGAGCTGCGCGTCGACCCGCGCACCGGAACTTACGACAAAGGTCGGGACCAGTGGAAAGCCGCTTTCCACGGTGGTTTGGTCATGTACACCGTCGGCGAGCGGATGCTGTTGATCGACGTGCTGCGCATCACCGCGCTCTGA
- a CDS encoding CRISPR system Cascade subunit CasA (product_source=KO:K19123; ko=KO:K19123; pfam=PF09481; superfamily=54909; tigrfam=TIGR02547) has translation MSPSFDLATRGFCEVRWLRDPPEGIEPDEPVNLRTLLLHAHDIADVEVSPPPTLAGFLRILTVLAGRITALAPPDATDQYEDIEDWQQARERHWHAGRFDPDAVERYFAEHVGRFELFHTATPEGAPLFLQDHRLLEQCRTTKGESASSGVNKLVLGRAAGQAFVWHSHTTDREPPSVTAPEAFWALLSWLFYGVPGRCTPRRVGETNAADTKAGPLRDSVSFHPVGRSLFETLLASVPYYDPCENDRAPWEEPPPDPLAVPPRPEGLARVLTGRFRHALLLSPTADGEAVEDARITWAWRREHGQVDDPHVLYQYSGSDEKLTKQPRSATADRAVWRDLDVLTGAFDSEQWDDQRRQRPAVFGLLDDLVEDEPEPPVTRVRVLGFDQDRSQAKDRQYFAGSTPALLDTWRCRDEHRWVRLVRTRQAAEYTGGTLERALAAAWREIVGRTDPKKRGNGVPWTQPAMARYWADAEQEFHREFGEAATASDEPVANRFIRRARQAFSEVTEPYERRPSDIAVLERHRAQLSKGWRSSNGGQDS, from the coding sequence ATGTCACCGAGTTTCGACCTGGCGACACGGGGATTCTGCGAGGTCCGCTGGCTGCGCGACCCGCCGGAGGGCATCGAGCCCGACGAGCCGGTCAACCTGCGCACGCTGCTGCTGCACGCCCACGACATCGCTGACGTCGAGGTGTCCCCACCACCGACACTGGCCGGATTCCTGCGGATCCTCACGGTGCTCGCGGGAAGGATCACCGCGCTGGCACCCCCGGACGCGACCGACCAGTACGAGGACATCGAGGACTGGCAGCAGGCCCGGGAACGGCACTGGCACGCGGGAAGATTCGACCCTGACGCGGTCGAGCGCTACTTCGCCGAGCACGTGGGCCGCTTCGAGCTGTTCCACACCGCCACACCCGAAGGTGCCCCACTTTTCCTGCAGGACCACCGTCTGCTGGAGCAGTGCCGCACGACCAAGGGCGAGTCCGCCAGTTCCGGCGTCAACAAACTCGTACTCGGCCGCGCCGCCGGGCAGGCTTTCGTCTGGCACAGCCACACCACCGACCGCGAGCCGCCCTCGGTCACCGCCCCGGAGGCGTTCTGGGCGTTGCTGTCCTGGCTGTTCTACGGTGTCCCCGGCCGCTGCACCCCGCGTCGTGTCGGCGAGACCAACGCCGCCGACACCAAGGCGGGGCCGCTGCGCGACAGCGTCTCGTTCCACCCGGTGGGCCGCAGCCTCTTCGAGACCCTGCTCGCGAGCGTGCCCTACTACGACCCCTGCGAGAACGACCGGGCACCGTGGGAGGAACCGCCGCCCGATCCGCTCGCCGTACCGCCGCGACCGGAAGGTCTCGCGCGGGTGCTGACCGGCCGGTTCCGGCACGCCCTGCTGCTCAGCCCCACAGCCGACGGCGAGGCGGTGGAAGACGCTCGGATCACCTGGGCCTGGCGGCGCGAACACGGCCAGGTGGACGACCCGCACGTGCTCTACCAGTACTCTGGCAGCGACGAGAAACTCACGAAACAACCCCGGTCGGCCACCGCCGACCGCGCCGTCTGGCGCGACCTGGACGTGCTGACCGGAGCGTTCGACAGCGAACAGTGGGACGATCAGCGCCGCCAACGACCTGCCGTGTTCGGCCTGCTCGACGATCTGGTCGAGGACGAGCCCGAGCCACCGGTCACCCGCGTTCGGGTACTGGGGTTCGACCAGGACCGTTCCCAAGCCAAGGACCGCCAGTACTTCGCGGGCAGCACCCCGGCACTGCTGGACACCTGGCGCTGTCGTGACGAGCACCGCTGGGTGAGGCTGGTCAGGACCCGCCAGGCGGCCGAGTACACCGGCGGGACGTTGGAGCGAGCGCTGGCCGCCGCCTGGCGCGAGATCGTCGGCAGAACCGACCCCAAGAAGCGCGGCAACGGCGTGCCCTGGACCCAACCGGCGATGGCGCGCTACTGGGCCGACGCGGAGCAGGAGTTCCACCGGGAGTTCGGCGAGGCAGCGACCGCGTCGGACGAACCCGTCGCCAACAGGTTCATCCGTCGCGCGCGACAGGCGTTCTCCGAGGTGACCGAACCCTACGAACGCCGTCCGTCCGACATAGCCGTGCTCGAACGACACCGAGCCCAGCTCTCGAAGGGATGGCGCTCCAGCAACGGAGGACAGGATTCATGA
- a CDS encoding CRISPR system Cascade subunit CasB (product_source=KO:K19046; ko=KO:K19046; pfam=PF09485): MTEHSDNRTRRERLWEHAAPMVRELRNRVLTNPGRRASLRTAVGREPGDPRTFRAYGEVTRFLPERADYATERAFLAVAALICAQPRAARDADMRIGKKAKSGENESDSEDGAAAEPETEEADTEGTGADAASSPEMTGGTEPDERQHGGKSSDERTPSRSLGWSCAEAALTDRNSGKTLEPRLHAMCRMDGAGLHRQLPRVVNMLRTKGVYIDWTTLAVDLAGWDRANRAVTRKWLRDYHRRLAAAQRDNDNHESTQKETA, encoded by the coding sequence ATGACCGAGCACTCCGACAACCGCACCAGGCGGGAGCGGCTCTGGGAGCACGCGGCCCCCATGGTGCGAGAGCTGCGTAATCGGGTACTGACCAATCCGGGTAGGCGGGCGTCACTGCGAACCGCTGTCGGCCGCGAACCCGGCGACCCCCGCACGTTCCGTGCCTACGGGGAAGTGACCCGATTCCTGCCGGAACGCGCCGACTACGCCACCGAACGCGCTTTCCTGGCCGTGGCCGCGCTGATCTGCGCACAGCCGCGTGCCGCCAGGGACGCCGACATGCGGATCGGGAAGAAGGCGAAGTCCGGCGAGAACGAATCGGATTCGGAGGACGGAGCCGCCGCCGAACCGGAAACGGAAGAGGCTGATACGGAGGGGACGGGCGCGGACGCCGCGTCGAGCCCCGAGATGACCGGGGGAACCGAACCGGACGAGCGACAGCACGGTGGGAAGTCCTCCGACGAGCGCACCCCGTCCCGCTCGCTGGGCTGGAGCTGTGCCGAGGCGGCGCTGACCGACAGGAACAGCGGCAAGACCTTGGAACCCCGCCTGCACGCCATGTGCCGGATGGACGGTGCCGGGCTGCACCGCCAGCTGCCGCGCGTGGTGAACATGCTGCGCACCAAGGGCGTTTACATCGACTGGACCACGCTGGCCGTGGACCTGGCCGGTTGGGACCGCGCCAACCGGGCGGTCACGCGCAAGTGGTTGCGGGACTACCACCGCCGCCTCGCCGCGGCCCAGCGCGACAACGACAATCACGAGAGCACGCAGAAGGAGACCGCGTGA
- a CDS encoding CRISPR system Cascade subunit CasC (product_source=KO:K19124; ko=KO:K19124; pfam=PF09344; tigrfam=TIGR01869), with protein MSTPKYAEIHALQTLPYSNPNRDDLGSPKTVEFGGSERTRISSQSWKRAIRLDVERELGEHNVRTRRVVAGVAERLQRRGWAQDEAEAAGIQVAKSAGGGIKLQNDKNDLDEVVLTTSVLLLLPESGIDELADIAAEHRDDILAEAAKVKKRFDMKPRIPSEPIEEVLKRRSGTINLFGRMLAELPGANVDGAVQLAHAFTTHGTSVEYDFFSAVDDVEKQLNVPGSGHIENAQFSAGTFYRYANVNLPDLADNLGSEPAMCADLLRAFCHSFIHSVPSGKQNSTAAVTAPDLVYLTVRDDRPVSLASAFEAPVRASDGFLAPSVERLHEHSRGLLPLLGERHVLFAGHAATPIAAKDSEEWPAFGTRHTSYDGLVDALVTASTAHEEARP; from the coding sequence GTGAGCACCCCGAAGTACGCGGAGATACACGCGCTGCAGACGCTGCCGTACTCCAACCCCAACCGGGACGATCTCGGTTCCCCCAAAACGGTCGAGTTCGGCGGCAGCGAACGCACCCGGATTTCCAGCCAGAGCTGGAAACGCGCCATCCGGCTCGACGTGGAGCGGGAGCTGGGCGAGCACAACGTGCGCACCCGCCGCGTGGTGGCCGGTGTCGCCGAACGGTTGCAGCGGCGCGGCTGGGCGCAGGACGAGGCCGAGGCCGCCGGGATCCAGGTCGCGAAATCGGCCGGTGGCGGCATCAAGCTCCAGAACGACAAGAACGATCTGGACGAGGTGGTGCTGACCACCAGCGTCCTGCTGCTGCTCCCCGAGAGCGGAATCGACGAGCTGGCCGACATCGCCGCCGAGCACCGCGACGACATCCTCGCCGAAGCGGCCAAGGTGAAGAAGCGCTTCGACATGAAGCCCAGGATTCCCTCCGAACCGATCGAGGAGGTGCTCAAGCGCCGCAGCGGCACCATCAACCTGTTCGGCCGGATGCTCGCCGAGCTCCCAGGTGCCAATGTGGACGGAGCTGTGCAGCTGGCGCACGCGTTCACCACCCACGGCACCAGCGTGGAGTACGATTTCTTCTCCGCTGTGGACGACGTCGAGAAGCAGCTCAACGTCCCGGGTAGCGGACACATCGAGAACGCGCAGTTCAGCGCCGGTACCTTCTACCGCTACGCCAACGTGAACCTGCCGGACCTGGCCGACAACCTCGGTTCCGAGCCGGCGATGTGCGCGGACCTGCTGCGGGCGTTCTGCCACTCTTTCATCCACAGCGTCCCCTCCGGCAAGCAGAACTCCACCGCCGCCGTTACCGCGCCGGACCTGGTGTATCTGACGGTTCGCGACGATCGCCCGGTCTCGCTGGCCAGCGCGTTCGAGGCCCCGGTGCGCGCTTCGGACGGTTTTCTGGCGCCCTCGGTGGAGCGGCTGCACGAGCACAGCCGTGGGCTGCTGCCGCTGCTGGGCGAGCGGCACGTGCTCTTCGCCGGGCACGCCGCCACCCCTATCGCCGCGAAGGACTCCGAGGAGTGGCCCGCCTTCGGCACGCGGCACACCTCCTACGACGGCCTGGTGGACGCGCTTGTCACCGCTAGCACGGCCCACGAGGAAGCCCGGCCATGA
- a CDS encoding CRISPR system Cascade subunit CasD (product_source=KO:K19125; ko=KO:K19125; pfam=PF09704; tigrfam=TIGR01868), with protein MSGLLLRLAGPMQSWGERSAFDTRDTAAFPTRSGLLGMIAAAQGRARGESLEDLAGLDFTVRVDRPGVRMVDYHTAGGGLPAGFKIPTADGKGRPRDKGTLQTWREYLADAVFVVAVTGPEEVVTGARDALREPHWQPYLGRRSCPPAQPLLLDKPVNDPVTELVENVPVARVVGRGERPIEVDLVRPDGDPAEVSSEIQDIPTRFGGGDRDYRLRPVWIESRALPASLGVRSLRDYPEKLIEYVMGE; from the coding sequence ATGAGCGGACTGCTGCTACGCCTCGCCGGGCCGATGCAGAGCTGGGGCGAGCGCAGTGCCTTCGACACGCGGGACACCGCCGCGTTTCCCACCCGTTCCGGACTGCTCGGCATGATCGCGGCCGCGCAGGGGCGGGCTCGCGGCGAATCGCTGGAGGACCTCGCCGGGCTCGACTTCACCGTGCGGGTGGACCGTCCGGGGGTGCGGATGGTGGACTACCACACCGCGGGCGGCGGACTGCCCGCCGGATTCAAGATCCCCACCGCCGACGGCAAGGGCCGCCCCAGGGACAAGGGAACGCTGCAAACGTGGCGGGAGTACCTGGCCGACGCGGTGTTCGTCGTCGCGGTCACCGGCCCGGAGGAGGTCGTCACCGGGGCGCGAGACGCGCTGCGCGAGCCGCACTGGCAGCCCTATCTCGGGCGCAGGTCCTGCCCGCCCGCCCAGCCGCTGCTGCTGGACAAACCGGTCAACGATCCCGTGACGGAACTGGTCGAGAACGTGCCGGTGGCGCGGGTGGTCGGGCGCGGCGAGCGGCCGATCGAGGTGGACCTCGTCCGACCGGACGGCGATCCCGCCGAGGTCAGCAGCGAGATCCAGGACATCCCGACCCGGTTCGGCGGCGGTGACCGCGACTACCGGCTGCGTCCGGTGTGGATCGAGAGCCGCGCGCTGCCCGCCTCACTGGGGGTGCGGTCGTTGCGCGACTACCCGGAAAAGCTGATCGAATACGTGATGGGGGAATGA
- a CDS encoding CRISPR system Cascade subunit CasE (product_source=KO:K19126; ko=KO:K19126; pfam=PF08798; smart=SM01101; superfamily=117987; tigrfam=TIGR01907) yields MRAWLLRLRLNPRCHRVFSGAVLDGQELYRDLMRLAPDDLGEQHRKEAGVLFRCEADQRGFVVLAQLRFPPRLERLPEELATEVRQRELTPLLERLERGTRVRYRIDANPTKRNGDLVEDKGKRGKLTVLRGTESELWWVRKAGEAGLHPLEIRSTPMPDVLGREYRKRGASERVKHGVSRFEGVGMVTDPDALRAAVIDGIGRARTFGCGMLSVGPEERG; encoded by the coding sequence ATGCGGGCCTGGCTGCTACGGCTGCGGCTCAATCCGCGGTGTCATCGGGTGTTCTCCGGTGCGGTTCTCGACGGGCAGGAACTCTACCGGGACCTGATGCGGCTCGCCCCGGACGACCTGGGGGAACAGCACCGCAAGGAGGCCGGGGTGCTGTTCCGGTGTGAGGCCGACCAGCGAGGTTTCGTCGTGCTCGCGCAGCTGCGGTTCCCGCCCCGTCTCGAACGGCTGCCCGAGGAGCTGGCCACCGAGGTGCGGCAGCGCGAACTCACGCCGTTGCTGGAACGACTCGAACGTGGGACGCGGGTGCGCTACCGCATCGACGCCAACCCCACCAAGCGCAACGGTGACCTGGTCGAGGACAAGGGCAAGCGGGGCAAGCTCACCGTGCTGCGCGGCACCGAGTCCGAACTGTGGTGGGTGCGCAAGGCGGGCGAGGCGGGGCTGCACCCGCTGGAGATCCGCTCCACCCCCATGCCGGACGTGCTCGGCCGGGAGTACCGGAAGCGAGGCGCGAGTGAGCGGGTCAAGCACGGTGTCAGCCGGTTCGAAGGGGTTGGCATGGTGACCGACCCCGACGCGCTGCGAGCGGCCGTGATCGACGGGATCGGCAGGGCGCGCACCTTCGGCTGCGGCATGCTCAGCGTCGGGCCGGAGGAGCGGGGATGA
- a CDS encoding CRISPR-associated protein Cas1 (product_source=KO:K15342; cog=COG1518; ko=KO:K15342; pfam=PF01867; tigrfam=TIGR03638) → MSATFPNPRKLLTAPTVAMLPRVGDSLSFLYLENVRVVQDDTGVCARVERGDGDVDRVYLPVASLACVLLGTGTSVTQPAMATCARHNTTVLWTGAGGVRMYSAAQSGDLTTRWLERQVHAWADEKTRAAVARRMYELRFDESVPEETTPAGLRGMEGHRMKTLYRSLAEKYRMRGFKRNYDPENWDRQNPVNQALSAANTALYGAVHSAILALGCSPALGFVHSGKQHSFVYDIADLYKANHTVPLAFALHRSNNPDRDARMRLREEFRLYRLMPRVVFDIQRLLEPDSDTVELDDVEDPDEVELVHLWDPDIGPVEAGVNHSDEWEG, encoded by the coding sequence ATGAGCGCGACCTTTCCGAACCCGCGCAAACTGCTGACCGCGCCCACCGTGGCGATGCTGCCGCGCGTGGGGGACTCGCTGTCGTTTCTGTACCTGGAGAACGTGCGCGTGGTGCAGGACGACACCGGGGTGTGTGCCCGGGTGGAGCGCGGCGACGGCGACGTCGACCGGGTGTATCTGCCGGTGGCGTCGCTGGCCTGCGTGTTGCTGGGGACCGGAACCTCGGTCACCCAACCCGCGATGGCCACCTGCGCCCGGCACAACACCACCGTGTTGTGGACCGGGGCCGGTGGGGTGCGGATGTACTCGGCCGCGCAGTCGGGCGACCTCACCACCAGGTGGCTGGAACGGCAGGTGCACGCCTGGGCCGACGAGAAGACCCGAGCGGCGGTGGCCAGACGGATGTATGAGCTGCGGTTCGACGAGTCGGTGCCGGAGGAGACCACGCCCGCCGGGCTGCGAGGCATGGAGGGGCACCGGATGAAGACCCTCTACCGGAGCCTGGCGGAGAAGTACCGGATGCGCGGGTTCAAGCGCAACTACGACCCGGAGAACTGGGACAGGCAGAATCCGGTCAACCAGGCGCTTTCGGCCGCCAACACCGCGCTGTACGGGGCGGTGCACAGCGCGATCCTCGCGCTCGGCTGCTCACCCGCACTCGGGTTCGTGCACAGTGGAAAGCAGCACTCCTTCGTCTACGACATCGCCGATCTGTACAAGGCGAACCACACCGTGCCGCTGGCGTTCGCGCTGCACCGCAGCAACAACCCGGATCGGGACGCGCGGATGCGGCTGCGGGAGGAGTTCCGGCTGTACCGGCTGATGCCGCGCGTGGTGTTCGACATCCAGCGATTGCTCGAACCGGACAGCGACACCGTCGAGCTGGACGATGTCGAGGACCCGGACGAGGTGGAGCTGGTCCACCTCTGGGATCCCGACATCGGGCCGGTCGAGGCCGGGGTGAATCACTCCGACGAATGGGAGGGGTGA
- a CDS encoding hypothetical protein (product_source=Hypo-rule applied; pfam=PF04149) yields the protein MTAEHPTNWRKPTRSSTGNACVEVGRLTNGTAIRDTKNRTAGHLTTTRTQWTAFITALKTNRFE from the coding sequence GTGACAGCTGAACATCCCACCAACTGGCGCAAACCCACCCGCAGCTCCACCGGCAACGCCTGCGTCGAAGTCGGCCGGTTAACCAACGGCACGGCCATCCGAGACACCAAGAACCGCACAGCCGGACACCTCACCACCACCCGAACACAGTGGACAGCCTTCATCACCGCCCTCAAAACCAACCGCTTCGAATAA
- a CDS encoding transcriptional regulator with XRE-family HTH domain (product_source=COG1396; cath_funfam=1.10.260.40; cog=COG1396; pfam=PF13560; smart=SM00530; superfamily=47413) — translation MGGNSRGLPKTRTLGAELREAREKAGLSTRKLAEKVHKHHSVLARYESGAKRPEPETVAAILTALDATDTERSRVVELARAAEDANWVAVGDSSHRDMTTLIEYERTASTIAEVATTVIPGVLQTHDYARAIIATWSPGDADTRTAIRLGRRDMLTKRDAPNFTAIITENALRDPIGGTEVHTEQLRHLLKMSELPNVEIRIVASRTGQWNPTHAGSFIYFDFDKAAPIVYIEHFSSLTLLHTPKEIHAFENALTTLRNTAMNPDQSTDLIATLANTQGAPSDS, via the coding sequence ATGGGCGGCAACAGCCGAGGATTGCCCAAGACACGAACGCTGGGCGCTGAACTGCGAGAAGCACGCGAGAAAGCAGGACTGTCCACACGAAAACTGGCGGAAAAAGTCCACAAACACCACAGCGTGCTCGCCCGCTACGAAAGCGGCGCCAAACGACCGGAGCCGGAAACGGTCGCGGCGATCCTGACCGCGCTCGACGCCACCGACACCGAGCGCAGCAGAGTGGTCGAACTCGCCCGAGCCGCCGAGGACGCCAACTGGGTGGCCGTCGGCGACTCCTCCCACCGCGACATGACCACACTCATCGAGTACGAACGCACCGCGAGCACTATCGCCGAGGTCGCCACCACCGTGATCCCCGGCGTGTTGCAGACCCACGACTACGCGCGGGCGATCATCGCCACCTGGTCACCCGGCGACGCCGACACACGCACCGCCATCCGGCTCGGCCGCCGCGACATGCTCACCAAACGGGACGCGCCGAACTTCACCGCGATCATCACCGAGAACGCACTCCGCGACCCCATCGGCGGAACCGAGGTGCACACCGAGCAACTACGCCACCTGCTGAAGATGAGCGAGCTGCCCAACGTCGAGATCAGGATCGTCGCCAGCCGCACCGGCCAATGGAACCCCACCCACGCCGGAAGCTTCATCTACTTCGACTTCGACAAAGCAGCACCAATCGTCTACATCGAACACTTCAGCTCACTGACACTGCTACACACCCCGAAAGAAATACACGCGTTCGAAAACGCGCTCACCACCCTGCGGAACACGGCGATGAACCCCGACCAATCAACCGACCTCATCGCCACACTCGCCAACACCCAAGGAGCACCCAGTGACAGCTGA
- a CDS encoding hypothetical protein (product_source=Hypo-rule applied) produces the protein MSHPFVWVSGGGARHASGDVVPLPGVEFPEGVVVSTLCGVEVSAGTGEVAWLWGTCRDCDERTRELVGLESLAEVERRAGAVVRS, from the coding sequence GTGTCGCATCCGTTTGTGTGGGTGTCGGGTGGTGGTGCTCGGCATGCGAGTGGGGATGTGGTGCCGCTGCCGGGGGTGGAGTTTCCGGAGGGTGTGGTGGTGTCGACGTTGTGCGGCGTGGAGGTGTCGGCGGGGACGGGTGAGGTGGCGTGGTTGTGGGGCACGTGTCGCGACTGCGATGAGCGGACTCGGGAGCTGGTGGGGTTGGAGTCGTTGGCCGAGGTCGAGCGGCGTGCCGGGGCGGTGGTGCGGTCGTGA
- a CDS encoding hypothetical protein (product_source=Hypo-rule applied; smart=SM00895), whose translation MSGERARLVIALKHERWVLDRVACDLAGGRATARQCAETAVVLERVARRLREHAAAVSFGGGAVDGVVDAGVLGDEGGAR comes from the coding sequence GTGAGCGGTGAGCGGGCGAGGTTGGTGATCGCGCTCAAGCATGAGCGGTGGGTGCTGGATCGGGTGGCCTGTGACCTGGCGGGTGGTCGGGCTACGGCGCGGCAGTGTGCGGAGACGGCGGTGGTGCTGGAGCGGGTGGCGCGGCGGCTGCGGGAGCACGCGGCGGCGGTGTCGTTCGGTGGTGGGGCCGTGGATGGTGTGGTCGATGCGGGTGTGCTGGGTGATGAGGGTGGTGCCCGGTGA
- a CDS encoding hypothetical protein (product_source=Hypo-rule applied; transmembrane_helix_parts=Outside_1_4,TMhelix_5_24,Inside_25_148): MVGSVWPVGTALVLAGVAVVLRCWSRRGAWRPRHAGGSGPAARGVAALRLRPYFREERPTVELIGWPLVDPDERPHLFAPAVPGPVAPSVVPATAEAGAAAGTATGPGSTAGAGETGSAESGLGSAAEHPDPVVMDRVLAGLRRLQNP, from the coding sequence ATGGTGGGTTCGGTGTGGCCGGTGGGGACGGCGTTGGTGCTGGCCGGGGTGGCGGTGGTGTTGCGGTGCTGGTCGCGGCGGGGCGCCTGGCGTCCGCGCCATGCCGGGGGCAGTGGTCCGGCGGCACGCGGGGTGGCGGCGTTGCGATTGCGGCCGTATTTCCGGGAGGAGCGGCCCACGGTGGAGTTGATCGGGTGGCCGCTGGTTGATCCGGATGAGCGGCCGCACCTGTTCGCCCCGGCGGTGCCGGGGCCGGTGGCACCGTCGGTGGTTCCCGCTACTGCCGAGGCTGGTGCGGCGGCTGGTACCGCGACCGGTCCCGGGAGTACGGCCGGAGCCGGGGAGACCGGGAGTGCCGAGAGCGGCCTGGGCAGCGCGGCCGAGCATCCGGACCCGGTCGTCATGGACAGGGTGTTGGCCGGGCTGCGGCGGCTCCAGAACCCCTGA
- a CDS encoding hypothetical protein (product_source=Hypo-rule applied; superfamily=48317; transmembrane_helix_parts=Inside_1_28,TMhelix_29_51,Outside_52_65,TMhelix_66_88,Inside_89_100,TMhelix_101_123,Outside_124_128) translates to MPEEGNAVAGRGAVGSGRIRLATETAGTIMVVAAPVLLVMSMAGFYLAAGVATGWNYEATEAGWILLGGFGFYVWAIMLLGAPLSFLLCGLTRRVSLPERVAVRRAVLFAAVAGLLVPELMLLALRLE, encoded by the coding sequence ATGCCAGAGGAAGGGAACGCTGTCGCGGGACGGGGGGCGGTCGGATCCGGTCGGATTCGATTGGCCACCGAGACGGCGGGAACGATCATGGTCGTGGCCGCACCGGTCTTGTTGGTGATGAGTATGGCCGGGTTCTACCTCGCGGCCGGTGTCGCGACCGGTTGGAACTACGAGGCCACCGAAGCGGGCTGGATCCTGCTCGGAGGATTCGGTTTCTACGTGTGGGCGATCATGCTCCTCGGCGCGCCGTTGTCGTTCCTGCTGTGCGGGTTGACCCGGCGTGTCTCCCTTCCGGAGCGCGTCGCGGTGCGCAGAGCGGTGCTCTTCGCCGCCGTGGCGGGGCTGCTCGTTCCCGAACTCATGCTGCTGGCCCTCAGGCTGGAGTAG
- a CDS encoding hypothetical protein (product_source=Hypo-rule applied; pfam=PF12686), which yields MADVYMYADETGNLDYEQHQGASRYFGIATAVIRDHGEVLNEGLKLRTELHAKGMPLKNGAFHACDDSHPTRKEVFALIADQGWRFDTTMLDKTQAYESVRQAGDVRLYKMAWYLHFKCIAPYVAAEGDRLFVIAATLGTKARKRAFQDSLHDVCQVQGPRGRDVHLCHWPAQSSWGLQVADYVAWAVQRRLEKNETRYWEMVADSFKTFFTPWNK from the coding sequence GTGGCCGACGTTTACATGTATGCCGATGAAACCGGCAACTTGGACTACGAGCAGCATCAAGGTGCTTCCCGCTACTTCGGTATCGCGACCGCGGTTATCCGAGATCATGGGGAGGTCCTCAACGAAGGACTCAAGCTCCGTACCGAGCTTCACGCGAAGGGGATGCCCCTCAAAAACGGGGCTTTCCATGCCTGCGATGACAGCCATCCGACACGCAAAGAGGTTTTCGCGTTGATCGCCGATCAAGGATGGCGCTTCGATACAACGATGCTGGACAAGACCCAAGCCTACGAATCCGTCCGCCAAGCGGGTGACGTTCGCTTGTACAAGATGGCTTGGTATCTCCACTTCAAGTGCATAGCACCATATGTGGCTGCCGAAGGGGATCGCTTGTTCGTAATCGCGGCCACGCTGGGCACGAAAGCCCGTAAGAGAGCTTTCCAGGACTCACTACACGACGTATGCCAAGTTCAAGGTCCTCGCGGTCGTGATGTTCATCTATGCCACTGGCCTGCCCAGAGTTCATGGGGACTGCAAGTCGCTGATTACGTTGCCTGGGCGGTTCAACGACGCTTGGAGAAGAACGAGACTCGGTACTGGGAGATGGTCGCCGACTCGTTCAAAACATTTTTCACACCTTGGAACAAGTAA